TCTCGATGACCGCGCTGCAGTTGAAGGCGCACATTTTGGGCGAGCGCCTGAACAAACCGGACGACGCGCTCGCGGTGCTGAACCGCGCCGTCGAACTGCACCCGGACCACGTCCCGACGCGCGCCGGGCGCGGGGTCGAACTCGCCCGGCGCGGGAAGCGCGCCGATGCCCTCAAAGACGCGCACGAAGCGCTCCTCCGAGACACGCGCCCGGCGAACCTTTATCAGGTCGGGTGCATTTACGCGCTCACCGCGAAATCGCACCCCGAGGACAAGAAAGAAGCGCTCCACCTGCTCTGGTCCGCGCTCAAAACCGGCTTCGGCCTCGACATGGTCGACACCGACGCGGACCTCGATCCGTTGCGGAAAGACCCCGAGTTCACAAAGATGGTCGCCGCCGCCCGCGCGCGCCTCGCCGCTGCGAAGCACGATTAGGAGTGACGGCGGGAGCTCGGGGCGCTACGCCGCTTCTTCTTTCCGCCCTTCGGGGAAGGCGACCACAGGACCGGGTAGCGTGGCCGGCACCTCGCACCACGCGATGACCGCGTCCAGTTCCCGAATGCCCTCCGACAAGTCGGCCACCGGTCCCCGACCCACCGGTTCCTTCCCCACCCGCGCCGCGATCCGGTCCGCGAGGCGGTGAACCTTCGTTACGAGTGCCGCCGGGCTGCCGCTCTCCGCACGGCGCAGAACGGCGCGCAGGGTCCGGCACCAAATCGCCAGTCGGTCCGGCACGTTCTGCGTCGGTTCCGGGAGCTGAGCAGTGCGGTACTCCGCGGTGAACTCGCGCCACGCCGATCGGAACGCCTCGAACGCCTTCTGGCGCACCTGGAGGTCGGCCGTGGCCGATGCACTCTTCGCGGGATCGTCGCGGTGATTCTCCCACCGGGCCTGGAGGTCGAGAACCCGGGTCAGGGCCGTTGCCTGTTGCGGGGTGAGCTTCTCGGCAGCGCTCTCGCTCATCTGCGGCATTGGGGGCTTTCGCACGGGAGTTAGGGGCGGTCTTACGGATCTCATCGGTCCGACCAGTTCGACGGGTTCATAGCGAAGAGCGCGAAGAAGGGGAAGACGGGTCGGCGGGACGGCATATCCGGTCCGCGGACCGGGCAAGAATGTTCCCAGCCGGCCGTATGGCTTGCACAAAACGGTAAGAATTACACCCTGTTTCCCGGTGACGCTGAACCGCTACGAGCCGCAATACCTGAAAATCCTGCCGAGAATGGACCGCGCGACCGACGATTCGAGCTTTGGCACACGGTCTGCATTACTTTTCTTCGTCGAACACCAGGTCGGGCCGAGTCCCCAGGCCCGCTTCACACACCCCACTGCCCTTCCCCCAACCTATCCACGAGAGCCGGCGGCTTTGGTCGCCGGCTTCCTCTTTTCGTGCGACCACCAAAACCGGCGCCGTTCGCGGCGAGTCGTTCCGCCCGGAAACCTTTCCAAAATTTCTGATGGATTGGACAGCGAATTCGGATCGAGTTACGAGTAGAATGACTAAATACTTTCACGGAGATCAGATGCGGATTACCGAAGTATGCAAGTCGTGGGTCGTGTACCGGATGACCCTTCACGGCAACACGTTTGCCGGGAACGTGGTCTGCGAACAGCGGGAGTGGGACGCCCTCGACGCCGCCCGCCCCGGCTTCCACACGCTGCTGCACACGGGGCTGAAGACCGAGCAGGAAGCCGAGAAGCTCGCCCGCGGCACGGCCGGCGAGGTCCCGCCGCGCGGGTCGAAAAAGAAAGTGGCGCCGAAGACCGCCCTGCCCGTAGCGCCCCTCGCGTCCTGAATTCGCGGTTCGCTCGGATCTGCTCTCCCGAAACGCGGCCCGCCCCAGTGGGGCGGGCCGCGTTCGTTTCGGGAACCGGGTCTCGATTAGTACGCCCGTTCCTTCTTGACCGGCTTGCCGAGGGCCGCCTTCTTGATCGCGCTGCGCCGCTTGGCCTCTTTACGGCTGCGGGCCTCGCACGGCTTTTCGTAGTACTCGTGGGCGCGCAGTTCGCGCTTCAGCCCGCTCCGCTCGACCAACTTCTTGAACCGCCGAAGGGCCGCCCCGATCGGCTCCCGGTCGTGAACCCGCATGCGCAATCCCATTCTGCCTCCCGGTAGTGTGACAACGAGAAACTATACGAGCGCCGGCCAAATGAGCCACCCGAATTACTTTAAACGTCGAACGGACACGAGTTCCCCGGCTCGAAGAAATCTCGTGTATTCGATAATTTTATCCCGAATGTCTGCAAGGGGCGAGCCCCCGACCTGCTACGATGACCACGGGTCGCGGGCGCGCTCGCGACCTCAAAGGCGCCCAGGCGCCTTCCTTACCGTTCTACTCCGAGGCCCGCGATGGCGAAGAATTTGTATGTCGGGAACATGTCGTTCTCGACCACCGAGGACCGACTCCGGGAGATCTTCTCCCAGTACGGCACGGTGACCAAAGTGCAGCTGATTATGGACCGGGAAACCGGTCGCCCGCGCGGGTTCGCGTTCGTCGAGATGAGCGACGGCGGCGACGAGGCGATTGCGGCCCTTAACGGGACGCAGCTCGACGGCCGGGCACTGACCGTCAACGAGGCCAAGCCCCGTGAAGGTGGCGGCGGTGGCGGCGGTGGCCGTAGCGGTGGTGGCGGCGGTTACGGCGGCGGTGGTGGTGGCTACGGCGGTGGCGGCGGTGGCCGTAGCGGTGGTGGCGGCGGTTACGGCGGCGGTGGTGGTGGTGGTCGCCGGTACTAAGCTTCAATTAGAATAATCCAACGGCCCCCGACATTTGTTGTCGGGGGTCGGTCTTTTTATGCACCGCCTCTCGACCACGCCCGCTCATCTCTAATCAATTCAACACGCTGCGATTCCGGAACTGTTCATTTTTTGTTCAGGCTTGCTCGGTCGGAACCCTTCTGTTATTGCCGCGCCAATTCACCGTTTGAGACACGGGTCCGCGAGGGGGATCGTGGGTCCGCGCCCGCACACGACCGGAGATAGGTCATGGACCGTCGTCGCTTTTTCGGACTGGCCGGAACCTCGCTCGCGGGCTTCACCGCTGCCACCCTTTTGGGGTGCCGCGGGCAACAAGTCGGCGAGGTGATGAAGGACAACAAGAAAGACCTCGTCGGTAACACCGCGGCCGGGGCCGAGACGTTCAAGCCGCTCATCGAAGAGGCGGTCGGAAAGTTGCTCGCGCGCCAAAGCGCCGGTCTTCAGCCCGCGTCCGTCCCAGCACCGGCGCCAAAACGCATCTGCTTCGTGGGTTTGAAAAACAAGTCTTCTGAAGAGCTCTTCGACTTCAAAGACCAGATCGTTGAAATCATTGACACACGCATCAATACTTCGCAAGTCTTTGCACAGATTAGCCGCGAGTTCTTCGTAGCCGGCCTGCGCGAAGCACAGCTCCAGCCGGACGATTTGTTCGTGCCCACAAAGCAGCGCCAGTTTATTAAGGTCATGGAATCGCAGGGGAGCCCGATCGACTACCTGCTGTTTGCGAGCCTCACATCGGGTACGACCCGCTCCACTAACGACAACACGCAGAAGGACTACTTGCTCACGCTGGAACTGGTGAACATCCAGACCGGAACGCCGGACAAGGAGTCGGCCTCGATCCGCAAGGGGTACCGCAAGAGCCACGGGCTGCGCTGAGCCGCCGAACGCTCGTTGTGCTGAAACTCTAGCCCCACCCGGAGAGCTCGATGCCCAGACTGCTTGCGCTCGCACTCGCGACCGCGTTCCTGGTCGGGAGCGGGTGTACGACCCACGCGGACCGGCTGCAAGACATCCGCTCCGCGTACAACACCGGCAACGTGTCCGCGGCCAAAACGAAGATCGACGCGGCCATCGCCAAAAACGGCCGTGAGGCCGACGTGCTGAAACTCGACCGCGCGATGGTGCTGCTCTCCGAAGGTAAACCGCGCGAGGCGGAAGCCACCTTGCGCGAGGTGCGGGACCGCTTCGAGGAGAAAGAAGGCAAAGACCTCGCCGAGGGCGTGCTTTCCATGCTCGCGGACGACCAGCAACTCGCCTACGCGGGCGAGGACTACGAGAAGGTGCTGATCCGCGTCATGCTGGCGCTCAGTAACCTGCTCGGCGACGGGTCCGACGCGACCGCCTACGCGCTCCAGGTGAACCAGAAGCAGCAGCAAATCATCGAGAAATCGAAGAGCACCGACGGCGAGGGGAAGAACCTCAAGGCGAACTACAAGTTCGTGTCCTCGGGCGCGTACCTGCACGCCGCGCTGCGCGAAGAGACGCAAACGAACTACGACGACGTGGCCCGGTCACTGGAACTGGTCGCGAAGTGGCAGCCCGATTTCGCGCCGATCAAGCAAGATCTGGAACGCGCCAAGAACGGGCGGCACTCGCAGAAGGGCAACGGCGTCGTGTACGTGTTTACGCTGGTCGGGCGCGGACCGTACAAGGAAGAACGGTCCGAGATCGTCAGCACTGTGGCCATGTTGATCGCGGACCGGATACTCACCGCGACCGGCAAACAGTCGCTCCCGCCGACGATCGCCCCGATCAAGATCCCGCGCGTGGTGCGCCCGATCAACCAGATCGCGAGCGTGACCGTGGGCGCGGACGGCAAGCCCGCGGGCCGGACCGAAACGATCACCGACGTGGGCCAGATGGCCTCAGAACAGTGCGAAGCGCTGCTGCCCGAAACACTCGCGCGAGCCGTGGTGCGCCGGGTTGTGAAGAAGGGCGTGATCTACGGCGTGAAGGAAGCGACCGGCACCGACAAAACGCAAATGGCGAGTTTGGCCCTCAACGTCGTCGGGGTCGCGTGGGAAGCCACGGAATCCGCGGACACGCGGTGCTGGGGGCTGCTGCCGGACAAAATCCAGGTGCTGCGCCTCGAACTGCCCGCGGGCGAACACGACCTGACACTCCAGCCGCAGGGCCGCAACGGGTCCGCGATGGGCGCGGCCGAAACGATCCGCGTTCAGGTCCGCGACGGGCGCAACAGTTATGTGTTGGGGAACTTCCCCGACTCCAAACTCGTCGGGCGCCTCGTCACCAACGGTACGGGGAAGTAACTTCGGCCCCAAACGCACTGACGCGCACGCGGTAGCCAGTTGGCCACCGCGTGCGCGTCTGTGTTTTTACCGCCGGAGGTGAACCTGACCGCCGATCGCATCACCCCGGAATCGCTTGCGGGCGCCCGAGTTGACGCAGCCAACGGAAATGCGAGGCGACTCCGGCCAGGAACGTCCGGTGGGCCGAGTACCGCACCCCGAAGTCGTGGCACGTGTTTTCGATGATCCGGGACAGCGCCGGGTAGTGGACGTGGCACACGC
The Gemmata palustris DNA segment above includes these coding regions:
- the rpsU gene encoding 30S ribosomal protein S21: MGLRMRVHDREPIGAALRRFKKLVERSGLKRELRAHEYYEKPCEARSRKEAKRRSAIKKAALGKPVKKERAY
- a CDS encoding RNA recognition motif domain-containing protein, with amino-acid sequence MAKNLYVGNMSFSTTEDRLREIFSQYGTVTKVQLIMDRETGRPRGFAFVEMSDGGDEAIAALNGTQLDGRALTVNEAKPREGGGGGGGGRSGGGGGYGGGGGGYGGGGGGRSGGGGGYGGGGGGGRRY
- a CDS encoding penicillin-binding protein activator LpoB, with product MDRRRFFGLAGTSLAGFTAATLLGCRGQQVGEVMKDNKKDLVGNTAAGAETFKPLIEEAVGKLLARQSAGLQPASVPAPAPKRICFVGLKNKSSEELFDFKDQIVEIIDTRINTSQVFAQISREFFVAGLREAQLQPDDLFVPTKQRQFIKVMESQGSPIDYLLFASLTSGTTRSTNDNTQKDYLLTLELVNIQTGTPDKESASIRKGYRKSHGLR
- a CDS encoding COG3014 family protein; the encoded protein is MPRLLALALATAFLVGSGCTTHADRLQDIRSAYNTGNVSAAKTKIDAAIAKNGREADVLKLDRAMVLLSEGKPREAEATLREVRDRFEEKEGKDLAEGVLSMLADDQQLAYAGEDYEKVLIRVMLALSNLLGDGSDATAYALQVNQKQQQIIEKSKSTDGEGKNLKANYKFVSSGAYLHAALREETQTNYDDVARSLELVAKWQPDFAPIKQDLERAKNGRHSQKGNGVVYVFTLVGRGPYKEERSEIVSTVAMLIADRILTATGKQSLPPTIAPIKIPRVVRPINQIASVTVGADGKPAGRTETITDVGQMASEQCEALLPETLARAVVRRVVKKGVIYGVKEATGTDKTQMASLALNVVGVAWEATESADTRCWGLLPDKIQVLRLELPAGEHDLTLQPQGRNGSAMGAAETIRVQVRDGRNSYVLGNFPDSKLVGRLVTNGTGK